The Halichondria panicea chromosome 8, odHalPani1.1, whole genome shotgun sequence DNA segment tgttagttttcgtcgcattgcaaccgttgagcagttatagctggaatacacacacacatagacagacagagagacacacacacacagtcagctttatcgtatcccttgtgcggctacgcctcgaggcataataacctGAGGCCAGGTCACGGCCAGCAGGTTATGTAGTCGATTGGTTTGtttgtattctgagtctgctcacctggatgccatcatagatagaagagtaaGAGGGATTTGTAACGGAAGCAGTTCACGTGATTATTTTACATTGAACTGCAGTaaaacctcgaaaactatccgcgttacgccctataaacgaggctattttgctgggtaactcgctcaaaataagaaagttgtgttttctCGAGACAAAATctttttcagcaatttataacacgcccagtctgcatgcagcaaaattaattatgcaaaaatgttcatcatgatataatgtgtgtataaagctatagctagtagctttacaatcctatgtacaacctactggttgtactaatgtTATGTAGCTGTGACACccccaccgaggcatcagcaccagcggtgctttcattacctGAGGcacgcgtgggcggccacgggtatagtagtactTTGATTTGTTTGTGATACTTGATGTCTGTTTGTATGTGATACCGTAGAAACAGCGCTATAAGCGTaactttattttaagcgcatgctcaacttgcaggctttttatactcgaattaaagcgcttttccaattatgtgAAGGTTGTTAGtgaaattttagaattgattcaGCTAATTTTGTTTGTCTATGAGCTAGTAGTTAGCTTGTATAGTGCATAATAGCTATAtcatatatagctatatagctggtgatcaggggcgtagcttaATGGTTTCCtagttgcccagaaacccccttGCTTGCTGAAAAATGGGTGGGGCTGATCATGTGCTGAAGTTAATATTGACCACGAGTAGATTAATATCCAGTCTGTATTTATTGTGCCTATTAGTCACCTTCTGCAATCCAAGATAAGAGACCAAGATCAGCCCAGTTCCTCTACTACTGCTCAGAGTCAGACTCCAGACTGTattttacagtgtacagtagactctcgttaatccggccacccttgggaccatgcagcttggccggaataacgaggtggccgtacttcagataattagccgcggcttaaaaaagaccttacctcgaatctaatcactgattgcagttcttgtctcgaggataatgaatcattctgctctctatttaagtgtaatccaattttatttactaaaccacacccaaaacatcatatccggccgtaatacacataaaattacattgaaaacgttatttgggacagccagcactggccggtgaacggaatagcgagtggccgtacttcaggtcGAGTTTTGTGTAgaaaacatatagctagcattccgtgccaaaccaaatggccggtatatcgaggtggccgcatttcagagagccggaatagcaagagtctactgtatactgcTAATGGCTGGAGACTAGCAAGAGTATGGATTGATATCTAGCCTGGATTTATTTCAATGCCTATTATTAATGCTAGTTTAGCTTCTGCAATCCAAGATAAGAGACCTGATTGTCAGCCCAGTTCCTCTACTGCATGCTCAGACTCCATGCTCAGACTccagactgcatgtatatgcagtcTCACCACAATCTGATTCTCAGCCACCAACCTCAGAGCTCATGCCCACTGTCACTGTCAATGCCAATGGTACTGATCCTGGTAGTACATTTGTACTTACAACTATAAAGTTTAGGAGATGAGGCCGAGGAGAACTGAAGCTACGACTTTTCAAAAAATGCAGCCATAAGGGGTGTAACCAGCATAATTAAGAGGCGTGGCACCGgaaatgggtgtggtctcaaaAAATTTTGCAGCACTATTGCGCCGCCTTATTCCTTTAGAAACCCCTTTAGTAAATGtctagctacgcccctggtgATATCCAcctggaaggactctctgggcatgctattaccttgtctgatcatgcatgctgagagaatgtgatacatggatgaggtcctgttattccaagttcctggtcaatatgaatggTTTTGAATTTAAAtgatgtaaatgaactgtaaaatgaactgtaacataataataatgatatacaTCCAGTTAGTGTTGCTTGCTTGCtttgcttgctcactttctagccagcttgcgagtcagctctcgtcacagagacatcctgttgctgggtggggctcgaaatgactgcattataggtgcattctcgaatataagcgtatagagctctgctattgatcccaaaagcgcatgcgctaataatccagtttctacagtATGGGAGACTacttacctggatgccacagcactgtgtttacagcatggatagcctccacataAAAagttattacccgaggcgcgcgtgggcggccacgggtatagtagtatgttggtctgtttgttacccgaggcgcgcgtgggcagccacgggtatagtagtatgttggtctgtttgtttgttacccgaggcgcgcgtgggcggccacgggtatagtagtctgttggtttgtttgtttgtttgtctgtttgtttgtcacaggtatatctactcacctggatgccacagcactgcgtttacagcatggatagccttcacacaacagtaTCTTGATTTAagtagtggcagattttgatgttaaagcttctttgtcgagaaaaagctaagaagcttaaacaagcttgtgactaggtctgcttacctggatgttctagcactgcgtttacagcatgagtagcctccacacaacaagttagtactttggatagtggcagctttcggtgttaaagcttcgttgtctaataaaagcgagcaaaatgtagcttgaacagaacttgcacatgcgttacttataactgaagtgatcctgtaccaagaacgatggaacagggtcaataaagtagaaagctgaatgtaccaagaacaatggaacagggtcactaaagcagaaagcttgaattatagctcctgctttTAGCTCTGGGATctaggacctggagccatacttctctgagactccaggcttctttactgtgatcctaatccacagtgcatatagtaccactacctgttctcaaatgtttcagcatgcctccagtctggtttgttccttagttgctgtgcaagtcatacgtgataacaacatcactatatgcactgcattatatttctggtttctttataatcatgtcaccagccgagggtttgcactttagtgctctagtttgtttatttgtttgtttgtcacaggtatatctactcacctggatgcgacagcgctgcgtttacagcatagatagccttcacacaacaatatcttgatttaaatagtggcagattttgatgttaaagcttcattgtcgagcaaaagctaagaagcttgaacttgcacgttggcagctagctagctactcgtggccttgattacgtagttgcagctgaagtgatccttaccaaatataattatagtagaaagctaaaattgtgactggttgttggctgactctggatcctatactccagcctggcaggagccatacctcTTTAAGTCTAagctccaggcttctttgctgtcatccctgtccacagtgcatgtctaatgtgacatgtaccactcaatgtttcagcatgcctccaagtctggtttagttttattgctcttgagttgctgtgctagtcatacatgctacatgcactgcattatcactcttctggtttctttattatcatgtcaccagccgagggtttgcactttagtgctctagttacatgtagtttCAGATTTCGAtattaaagctttgttgtcgtaTTAAAGTGAGCAAAACCTAAGAAGAAATAACAGGATCTTAGAAGATGTTACAGGCCTTCTGTTGCCTCCTGAAACATTCACAGCACCTTGTGACGggatccccatgcatgcatcctgTCTGTCCCCTATACacatccgactagaaaaacatttgaaatgtgaaaaattgctaggattggccgggggaactaccaaaaagcgtggaaatcagacgagagcataactctaATCCGTTACTGCTAGTAGCAACTGcatgtagtcgtttggaaaccctgtacagaatgtcctggagatggctgtacttagagtaaatgctgggcaagaaacttactcacttactcacttacttacttacttacttacttacttagtcagtcagacaatgagcggtgaaacgtcgaaatagtgcaatttttaaaatcgTTCATTTAAaacgttcatggattatgaaaataatgagagagaaaaggctaaataaactatctgtccattcagtttcttgatgtggcctttccctgcagagatagaacagtttgaacatgagtcaaaataagtgaaatattgctaaacacgggcaaacccactgccaatcctatgtaaaacctactgatgcatgcagtactgtcACAGTGTAATCCTTTACACCTATACATGTTAATAACATGCAGCTAAGccgccatgcatgcagggatgCTGAATGAGGTAATAGTCTGTATAGGGTGAACTGCATGATTGTGGCTAGTTCACACACATTGTTagtgttgcatgcatgttctaaATTATTTCACCAACTGAGCTGATTTAAAGCATGTAAGGTTATcgataactatatatatataatagttaacatacactgttttggaggtgtctatgcatgcatgggatttagaagcccaaggcactgctttagtatcccgagtgtatatagcgagggtactacagACAAGTATCTAAGGGCTTCTAATCACATGGACactgacaaaacagtgtctagtgtgcatgcgcaaaccttgccttgaggcttgactacaatacaacaaTGGTTGACAACGGGATACTATAGGTTATACCTCCTCGATCTGAGGCACTTTGCCCATGCATGTAGTTCCTATATGTAGATCTATTAACTGTGTCTAAATAATGTTATTGCTTTCATTAATTGTTTGAGGAGCCGTTCCTAAATAAGTGCTCGTTGTTAGTATCTATACTGTAGCTATCAACTTTGGGAGCTCGCTTATCACCATAGAGATCCAAAACCATGTATTTTATGCAAAATCTGCCTTGTAACAGCTTCacaccttttaatgacatgcAGCTAGGCCATACAGGTATTCAGGGCTAATGAATGAGGTATAATCTGTGCATGGGGTGGTGATCTGCATGATTGGGGAGTGGAGGGGGATTGGGGATACATTTTGCATGTTCTAAAATTGTCTACCAACTGAGCTAATTTGAAGCATgcgtataatattataaggtTATCGTAATGTTATTGACTCTATATGCTTTCATTGTTGGAGGAGCTGTTCCCAAATAAGTGCTCGTTGTCTCATGAGTATCTACTGAAACTTTGGGAGCTTGCTTATCACCACAGAGATCCAAAATCAtgctataattgtatatataggtcCTACTAGTTTACTAGTtttacagtatacatgcagaaCTTCAGTTGACCTACCTCAAATTAGGTCTATCTGTATCTAGTTTGGTATTGTAGTTAACTGTTAAAGATGCTAGCTCTGATCTTACTCTGCTCTGTTTGCTTTCCTGAAGTTGTACGTGCTGAGTCGATCACGTACTTTGTCACTAACAAGATTAATACATCAGCTGTTGTCTGTAATGGCTACCGTTCTTGTCACACTCTAAACGAACTTGCCATTAACTCCTCTTTGCTATTTCTTGAGTATGCTAACTACAGTCTGGTGCTTGAAGGTGGTATACACAAACTCACCGTTGGGTTAGTTGTCTCCGATATTGATCAGCTCGAAATATCTTCATTTGATTCTGAAATTGACATAACATACGGAAACGTAACGGTCTACAATGTATCCAGTTTTTCTATCAGTAATTTTCAGCTTTTCGCATCCGAACATCAAAATAAACCAAGCTTCTTTATTTCTAAAACTAGAAAGGCGGTTAAATTTGACAATGTCAACATTTCCAATGTAGGTATATCTGCTATTCTAAATGGGGGGCCAAGAAGATTGAATTCAGTGTTTGTTATCAGAAACTCAAGTGTGGAGAATTCAGCACTCAGGTTTGAGTTGAAAAACTGCCTCTTGCTTCTATTGGACTCGTATTTTTATGGTAACGTGCTTTTTGTGGAAACTACTTTAAGAGTCAATATTGTCTCAAAAGAAAAGATGATACGAATTGTTGGTTGTAGAATTTCGGGACAAACTTCTTTAAGAGTGCGAGCTGGTTCAGATATTCTGCTTTCTATTGTCGATATTTCTGACACTGTTATTTCAGACACTAATTACATGCAAGTAGATGGAGGTATACGTTTAGAACGTCTAgttgtgtacattgtcatgTATTCTCGAGTTCAGCTCAATATAATGGAGTCCAATATTAGCAGTCTTTTTGCTGAGGTTTCTGAAGAGAGTTCCTTGTTTATGAATGTCTCTAAGTGCTTTCATCGTCCTATCATAAAAATGTACGGTATTGAAATTAAACAGATGAAATTCAGTCGATTATTGCTTGATGTTCGAGATTCTGTTTTTGAACATTCTTCGATTGGTGTAAGTATACAAGCTATCAAGTATACTAGTACATCGTTAAAACTACATGATACACGTTTTGTTTATTGTCAAGCACTTTCTATATTTTCCAGTGGACGTTTTCTTTATGTATATCTTTTCAATGTTACAATCAGTGGTTCTTTCGACCAAAATGCTGTCACTATTCAAGCAGCTGCCTCGGAATCATCCGTAGAATTGGTGAAATGCTCTTTCTTGTATAACTTTGGGAACAGGGGTGCTTGTGTATACTTTTTATCTAATCCTCAGTCATCATTAACATTAAACGAAGTTTTTTTTTATGAAAATGTTGATCTTACTTCAGATCCAGCTATTGTATTGGTTATTAATTGTGACAATGTGATAATACATAATTCCTTGTTCGAATGGAATACAGGAACACCCGTTGAGATTGTTTCAGGCCAGCTATATTTGTCAGGATTCACGTCTTTCAGGTCTAATATTGCCACAAATGGTGGTGGATTGTCTTTAATCTGTTCGACAGTCATCTTTGAGAAGGGATTGGTGGCAACTTTTGCATCAAACAAAGCACTCAATGTAGGAGGTGCTATATATGTAGCGCCTTGTTTTGACCACGACAGAATTGCcaaaagaaataattataaatttatATCTACTGTTACGGTATGTTTCTTTCAAATTTCAATCGGAAGTGAATGGGAAAAGCTCTCCTTAAGGTTTCTCAATAATTCAGCCTTGAATGGTGGGGAGGATATATTTGGAACCTCCGTGCACAAACATTGTATTGCTCAAAAACATACTCAACTCATTCTAACTCATTTTAACTTGCAGCAGTTATTCAAGATACGTAATTCCAAAAACACTAGTCTCTCCTCTGTTGCCTCAGACCCTAagagagtgtgtgtatgtgatgACTTTGGGGAGCCACAATGTTCTAGTCTCGACTTCATCTATAACATTAAAATTCTGTATCCCGGAGAGATGTTTACTGTGTCTTTGGTAGTCGTGGGTAATGATTTTGGCACTGTTACGGCCACTACAAAAGCTGGTCTCCTTGGTAGTACATCGGGATCTCTGGGGGAGGGACAACAAACTCGATTGGCATTTTTCAGACATTGCACCAGTATACAGTACTCCGTTCACTCATCACGACCAACAGAAACAATTGTTTTCACAGCTAGTGGTAGTAAACCATTAGCTGCTACTAGACGTAGCAAACTGGAAGATCGTTTAAAAGTTGAACATCAATTAAATAAAGATTCTGTCTTTGTGTATTTACATACTGAAGAAATCCAAGTGCAACTGCTCACCACTCCTGTGTACTTCAATGTGACTCTTGCAAACTGTCCTCTTGGATTTGAGCTGATTGGTGACCCTCCATCTTGTCAGTGCCAAAAGGAGCTAGTACAAAACAATATCAAACATTGCATTATTGTTAATCACACTGGCTTTGTGTATCGCAGAGGATCGACTTGGGTGAATGCTACCTTCAACGGAAACATCAGTGTGCCTATAGTATACAAGTCCTGCCCCTACGATTACTGTCTGAGTGAGAACACTTCCGTAGACTTGAGATACCCAGACGCACAGTGTGCTCTGGGCCACTCAGCCACTCTGTGTGGAGCTTGTAGTGAAAATCTGAGCCTGGCTCTCGGCACCAATCGATGTCTCGACTGTTCCAACACTGGTCACTTAGTGCTCCTCATATTCTTCATAGCTGCTGGCTTTGTGCTTGTGATTTTCATCAAGGCCTTAGACTTCACTGTTTCTAAGGGAACTATCAATGGTCTTATCTTCTATGCCAACATTGTGTGGGCAGAAAAAAGCATTTTGTTTTCAAAACAGACTACAGCTCACTCGGTAATGAGTGTTTTTATTGCTTGGCTGAATCTGGACTTTGGAATTGAGACTTGTTTTGCAGATGGTTTATCAGGTTATCAGAAAGCCTGGTTACAATTCTTGTtccctgtgtatgtgtggtgtatTGCGGGTCTGATAATTATCTCCTGTCGTTATTCAACAATGGCAACCAACCTGTTTGGGAACAACTCTGTCCCTGTCCTAGCAACTCTGTTTCTCATGTCGTATGCTAAGCTACTACGCGCTATCATAACCGTATTAGGATTTGCTGTCCTTCGGTCTGCAGATACTACTGTGTCACAGGTGTGGCTCTATGATGGTAACATTCCATACCTTGGCCTCAAGCATGCATTTCTTTTCGTAGTAGCTGTCCTGGCTTTACTGTTCCTGTGGCTGCCTTACATGTGCACTCTGTTTCTAGTTCCATTCTTCAAAGGCAAGACTCACTATTGGCTCTTTCGTTGGATTGTTAAATGGAAGCCATTTTATGACGCTTACTTTGGTCCTTTACACACTGAACATCAGTACTGGGTTGGATTGCTGTTAGTAGTTCGTGTTGTTTTGCTTCTGTTATTCACAGTTGCACCAACATACTCCAACCTCCTTGCCTTGATCGTAACAACAACTACCCTTTTAACGTATGTGACCCTCTCTGGCTCTGTGTATAAGAATAAATACTTGTCTTTTCTTGAGAACTCGTTTTTAGTCAACTTAAATGTGTTAGCAGCTGGAGTGCTGTATCAAAATGTGGTGGGAGGAGACGTAGATTTGGTTGTGTACGTGTCTGTTGGTATCGTGTTTGTTCAGTTCGTATGCATTACTATCTACCATTGCATTGTCTGTTTGAAGAGTTGTGCCGGCAAGAAGAACCCGCATGGTCGATCTGTGAGAGCTCGTCTGTCTCCCAGTAAAAGTCATGTGCAGTTTCCCCTTCGAGAGGAGCTTTTGGACCATGAGAATTCGTTATAACTAATAAGTTTGACTCAGATATAATTGTATAGACAAATTTACTGAACCATGATACTCATTAGCATAGATTTGTTATGTTTTGTATACTGTCACAAAAGTTTGAGTGTATTGTTGTGATTTTACTTTGTCATGGGATGAGGTTTTGTGGGGGAGGCATGCACTATGAAATTGAAACTGGCTCATTTATGAACTGTGCAATCTCACTTCAAAACATTTGTTTGCAGTTGGTATATTCGTACTATATGCCTTACCATGGATTCTCTTGTACGCACAGACCCGCTAGTGCTTCAGACAGAGGCACTTCAGGTGTTGACGGCGTTGCCACGATTCTACTTCCCTACGTTGGGAAGCTCATGGGTCAAGATGGGGGA contains these protein-coding regions:
- the LOC135340116 gene encoding uncharacterized protein LOC135340116 encodes the protein MLALILLCSVCFPEVVRAESITYFVTNKINTSAVVCNGYRSCHTLNELAINSSLLFLEYANYSLVLEGGIHKLTVGLVVSDIDQLEISSFDSEIDITYGNVTVYNVSSFSISNFQLFASEHQNKPSFFISKTRKAVKFDNVNISNVGISAILNGGPRRLNSVFVIRNSSVENSALRFELKNCLLLLLDSYFYGNVLFVETTLRVNIVSKEKMIRIVGCRISGQTSLRVRAGSDILLSIVDISDTVISDTNYMQVDGGIRLERLVVYIVMYSRVQLNIMESNISSLFAEVSEESSLFMNVSKCFHRPIIKMYGIEIKQMKFSRLLLDVRDSVFEHSSIGVSIQAIKYTSTSLKLHDTRFVYCQALSIFSSGRFLYVYLFNVTISGSFDQNAVTIQAAASESSVELVKCSFLYNFGNRGACVYFLSNPQSSLTLNEVFFYENVDLTSDPAIVLVINCDNVIIHNSLFEWNTGTPVEIVSGQLYLSGFTSFRSNIATNGGGLSLICSTVIFEKGLVATFASNKALNVGGAIYVAPCFDHDRIAKRNNYKFISTVTVCFFQISIGSEWEKLSLRFLNNSALNGGEDIFGTSVHKHCIAQKHTQLILTHFNLQQLFKIRNSKNTSLSSVASDPKRVCVCDDFGEPQCSSLDFIYNIKILYPGEMFTVSLVVVGNDFGTVTATTKAGLLGSTSGSLGEGQQTRLAFFRHCTSIQYSVHSSRPTETIVFTASGSKPLAATRRSKLEDRLKVEHQLNKDSVFVYLHTEEIQVQLLTTPVYFNVTLANCPLGFELIGDPPSCQCQKELVQNNIKHCIIVNHTGFVYRRGSTWVNATFNGNISVPIVYKSCPYDYCLSENTSVDLRYPDAQCALGHSATLCGACSENLSLALGTNRCLDCSNTGHLVLLIFFIAAGFVLVIFIKALDFTVSKGTINGLIFYANIVWAEKSILFSKQTTAHSVMSVFIAWLNLDFGIETCFADGLSGYQKAWLQFLFPVYVWCIAGLIIISCRYSTMATNLFGNNSVPVLATLFLMSYAKLLRAIITVLGFAVLRSADTTVSQVWLYDGNIPYLGLKHAFLFVVAVLALLFLWLPYMCTLFLVPFFKGKTHYWLFRWIVKWKPFYDAYFGPLHTEHQYWVGLLLVVRVVLLLLFTVAPTYSNLLALIVTTTTLLTYVTLSGSVYKNKYLSFLENSFLVNLNVLAAGVLYQNVVGGDVDLVVYVSVGIVFVQFVCITIYHCIVCLKSCAGKKNPHGRSVRARLSPSKSHVQFPLREELLDHENSL